From Triticum aestivum cultivar Chinese Spring chromosome 4A, IWGSC CS RefSeq v2.1, whole genome shotgun sequence, a single genomic window includes:
- the LOC123087598 gene encoding uncharacterized protein, which produces MEVHCGRVLLGDDSCGPLSLVVWDPMTGCRRELDPPDHLGRSYGAAVLCPVAGCDHRACHAGPFQVVFIGVDMMEDGCLVRACVSLPVAGGWSKPCSDFCFNKWSEPCSALHLGSTFWDGMSPVSVEDALYFKLDYFGDDHMAILKYDLGSNCLSLIDAPFAGSILVNAAILMAMDDNSLGFAHVDKVTLHLWSRQGGSDGIGSWTQRTVIDLNNHLPIQNPNKRFRLIGSLEGTDIIFVTMGLDIYEINLKTLRWKKLQKREKLCGLIPYMSFYNPQELIQIQQISS; this is translated from the exons ATGGAGGTACACTGCGGCCGCGTTCTCCTCGGCGATGACTCTTGCGGCCCCCTTTCGCTCGTCGTTTGGGACCCCATGACGGGCTGCCGGAGGGAGCTGGACCCACCTGACCACTTGGGCAGAAGCTATGGGGCAGCGGTGCTCTGCCCCGTTGCCGGCTGTGACCACCGTGCGTGCCACGCAGGCCCCTTCCAGGTGGTCTTCATCGGTGTGGACATGATGGAAGATGGATGTCTTGTGCGCGCTTGTGTGTCCTTGCCGGTGGCGGGAGGTTGGAGCAAGCCCTGCTCTGATTTTTGTTTTAATAAGTGGAGCGAGCCGTGCTCTGCTCTTCATCTTGGGTCTACATTTTGGGACGGAATGTCTCCTGTCTCCGTCGAAGATGCACTGTACTTCAAGCTCGACTATTTCGGAGATGATCACATGGCAATTCTCAAGTATGACTTGGGATCTAACTGCTTATCACTGATTGATGCACCGTTTGCCGGGTCTATCCTTGTCAATGCCGCTATCCTCATGGCGATGGATGATAACAGTTTGGGGTTTGCACATGTGGACAAGGTAACCCTCCACTTGTGGTCAAGACAGGGAGGTTCCGATGGAATTGGGTCATGGACTCAGCGTACAGTCATCGATCTTAATAACCATCTCCCCATTCAAAATCCCAATAAAAGATTTAGATTGATTGGATCTCTGGAGGGCACAGATATCATTTTTGTGACCATGGGCCTTGACATCTATGAGATTAATCTCAAGACATTACGGTGGAAGAAGCTACAGAAGAGAGAAAAGCTTTGTGGTCTGATTCCGTACATGAGTTTCTACAATCCACAAG AACTAATCCAGATTCAGCAGATCAGCTCCTAA
- the LOC123084074 gene encoding uncharacterized protein, which produces MPLPDELLEEVFFRLPPDEPEHLARASLVSKVWLALLSDPRFRDFHGAPPVLGFLCSWRPNSVHEVEDNIPHFFPTTKFPGRIPDDDWGYFRYAAWDCRHGRVLLGDMDYEPVALVVWDPMTGCRRELDPPDQLGTSYGAAVLCAVAGCDHRACHAGPFKVVFIAVDRMEDERLVRACVSLPGAGDWSKPCSGLHLEPIPLWDEMAPVFVEDAVYIKLMYKEDDLNNSLGFAHVHKVTLHLWSRQGDSDGIGSWTQRTVIDLNNHLPIQNPNKRFRLIGSVEGNDIIFVTMGLDIYEISLKTLRWKKLQKREKLCGLISYMSFYNP; this is translated from the coding sequence ATGCCGCTGCCGGACGAGCtcctcgaggaggtcttcttccgCCTCCCCCCGGACGAGCCCGAGCACCTCGCGCGCGCCTCCCTCGTCAGCAAGGTCTGGCTCGCCCTCCTCTCCGACCCTCGCTTCCGCGACTTCCATGGAGCTCCCCCAGTGCTGGGCTTCCTTTGTTCCTGGCGCCCCAACTCCGTCCATGAGGTGGAGGATAACATCCCGCACTTCTTCCCCACCACCAAATTCCCTGGGCGCATTCCCGACGACGACTGGGGGTACTTCCGCTACGCTGCGTGGGACTGCCGCCATGGCCGCGTTCTCCTCGGGGATATGGATTACGAACCCGTTGCGCTCGTCGTTTGGGACCCCATGACTGGCTGCCGGAGGGAGCTGGACCCACCTGACCAGTTGGGCACCAGCTATGGGGCAGCGGTGCTCTGCGCCGTCGCCGGCTGTGACCACCGTGCGTGCCACGCAGGCCCCTTCAAGGTGGTCTTCATCGCTGTGGACAGGATGGAAGATGAACGTCTTGTGCGCGCGTGTGTGTCCTTGCCGGGGGCGGGTGATTGGAGCAAGCCGTGCTCTGGTCTTCATCTTGAGCCCATTCCACTCTGGGACGAAATGGCCCCAGTCTTCGTGGAAGACGCAGTTTACATCAAGCTCATGTACAAGGAAGATGATCTTAATAACAGTTTGGGGTTTGCACATGTGCACAAGGTAACTCTCCACTTGTGGTCAAGACAGGGAGATTCGGACGGAATTGGGTCATGGACTCAGCGTACAGTCATCGATCTTAATAACCATCTCCCTATTCAAAATCCCAATAAAAGATTTAGATTGATTGGATCTGTGGAGGGCAATGATATCATTTTTGTAACCATGGGCCTTGACATCTACGAGATTAGTCTCAAGACATTACGGTGGAAGAAGCTACAGAAGAGAGAAAAGCTTTGTGGTCTGATTTCGTACATGAGTTTCTACAATCCATAA
- the LOC123087600 gene encoding uncharacterized protein, whose product MPPTTPVPSLPEELLEEVFLHLPPDEPEHLVRASLASKLWLGLLTGARFRGRYRDFHGAPPMLGFLYTLPFLCFSPPSTDPRPHFVSTTKFAARIPDDLRGHSEYDAQDCRHGRVLIRCKDLGHRMLFIWNPMTGCSTELRPFTEYMEAESHGAAVLCALTGCDHRACHEGPFRVVFVYLDQDEGEGVCVASAAVLLSDSDSSKRPNGKWCEPCSRLHLVDDAFIEARPPVLVQDALHFMLRHYEDYRRVGILKYDLGSNCLSLIDAPLEGPVIDDAATLMAMEDDSLGLAHVERLTLNLWSRQMASHGVASWTQRAIVDLGNLLPIQNPEEDLELLGSVEGSDTVFVTTDMGIYEINLKSLRWKKLWKTDKFCALIPYMSFYNR is encoded by the coding sequence ATGCCGCCGACGACCCCCGTTCCATCTCTGCCGGAAGAGCTTCTCGAGGAGGTCTTCCTCCACCTCCCGCCGGACGAGCCGGAGCacctcgtgcgcgcctccctcgcCAGCAAGCTCTGGCTCGGCCTCCTCACCGGCGCTCGCTTCCGCGGCCGCTACCGCGACTTCCATGGAGCTCCCCCCATGCTCGGCTTCCTATATACCCTGCCCTTCTTATGTTTCAGTCCGCCGTCGACAGACCCCCGCCCACACTTCGTCTCCACCACGAAATTCGCCGCACGCATTCCCGACGACCTCCGGGGGCACTCGGAGTACGATGCGCAGGACTGCCGCCATGGCCGCGTTCTCATCAGGTGTAAGGATCTGGGACACAGGATGCTCTTCATTTGGAACCCCATGACGGGCTGCTCCACGGAGCTGCGCCCGTTCACAGAATACATGGAGGCCGAAAGCCATGGGGCTGCGGTGCTCTGCGCCCTCACCGGCTGTGACCACCGCGCGTGTCACGAGGGCCCCTTCCGGGTCGTCTTTGTCTACCTGGACCAGGATGAGGGCGAGGGTGTTTGTGTTGCATCCGCAGCCGTGCTCTTGTCTGATTCTGATTCCAGCAAGCGGCCCAATGGCAAATGGTGTGAGCCGTGCTCTCGTCTTCATCTTGTGGACGATGCATTCATTGAGGCAAGACCCCCAGTCCTCGTCCAAGACGCACTTCACTTCATGCTTAGGCACTATGAGGATTATCGTCGTGTAGGAATTCTCAAGTATGACTTGGGCTCTAACTGCTTATCACTAATTGACGCGCCATTGGAGGGGCCTGTCATTGACGATGCCGCCACACTCATGGCGATGGAGGATGACAGCTTGGGACTTGCACATGTGGAAAGGTTAACCCTCAATCTGTGGTCAAGGCAGATGGCTTCTCACGGAGTTGCCTCATGGACTCAGCGTGCAATCGTCGATCTTGGGAACCTTCTCCCCATTCAAAATCCCGAGGAAGATCTTGAACTGCTTGGATCTGTGGAGGGCAGTGATACTGTGTTCGTGACCACGGACATGGGCATCTATGAGATTAATCTCAAGTCACTACGATGGAAGAAGCTGTGGAAGACAGACAAGTTCTGTGCTTTGATTCCGTACATGAGTTTCTACAACCGCTGA